One segment of Podospora pseudopauciseta strain CBS 411.78 chromosome 5 map unlocalized CBS411.78m_5.2, whole genome shotgun sequence DNA contains the following:
- a CDS encoding uncharacterized protein (EggNog:ENOG503P0PW; COG:E): MPLPAGVYRADHVGSFLRPKPILDAREKLDTQSITLDSLRAIEDEHISTVVKSQVQSGLQSITDGEFRRAWFHIDFLQHLAGVERHGSLSSTNVTSHGVTPPKIVVSGKLGHPNAIQVEDYKFVEKEVAKVSDGKTKITTKVCIPSPTMVHFRGGREAISTEAYPNLDPDFFDDLVQVYQAEIADLYAAGCRFVQLDDTNLAYLCDEGMRAEAAKRHGVDDPQALTKQYAKLINRAIAGRPKDMVIGIHLCRGNFRSQWFAEGGYEPVAETLFKELDVDVYFLEYDDQRSGDFQPLRFLPEGKIVVLGVMSSKKAALDDKEDIKRRLKEAAGYCPQGLDQLCLSHQCGFSSTVEGNDLTEEEQWAKVRLEVEIAKEVWGEDLSV; the protein is encoded by the coding sequence ATGCCCCTCCCCGCCGGCGTCTACCGCGCCGACCACGTCGGCTCCTTCCTCCGCCCCAAACCCATCCTCGACGCCCGCGAAAAGCTCGACACCCAGTCCATCACGCTCGACTCCCTCCGCGCCATCGAAGACGAGCACATCTCGACCGTGGTCAAGTCCCAGGTCCAATCCGGCCTCCAGTCCATCACCGACGGCGAGTTCCGCCGCGCCTGGTTCCACATCGACTTTCTCCAGCACCTCGCCGGCGTCGAGCGCCAcggctccctctcctccaccaacgtcACCTCCCACGGCGTGACACCCCCCAAGATTGTCGTCTCGGGCAAGCTAGGCCACCCAAACGCCATCCAGGTAGAGGACTACAAGTTTGTCGAAAAGGAAGTCGCCAAGGTATCCGACGGCAAGACAAAAATCACAACCAAAGTCtgcatcccctcccccaccatggTCCATTTCCGTGGTGGTCGCGAGGCGATCTCCACAGAGGCCTaccccaacctcgacccgGACTTCTTTGATGACTTGGTACAAGTCTACCAGGCTGAAATTGCCGACCTTTACGCTGCTGGATGTCGGTTTGTCCAGCTGGACGATACCAACCTCGCGTACCTCTGCGACGAGGGGATGCGCGCTGAGGCGGCCAAGCGCCACGGTGTGGACGACCCCCAGGCCCTCACGAAGCAGTACGCAAAGTTGATCAACCGGGCGATTGCGGGCAGGCCAAAGGATATGGTTATCGGCATCCACCTCTGCAGGGGTAACTTTCGGTCTCAGTGGTTCGCCGAGGGGGGTTACGAACCCGTCGCGGAGACGCTGttcaaggagctggatgtGGATGTTTACTTTTTGGAGTATGACGACCAGAGATCGGGCGATTTCCAGCCGTTGAGGTTCTTGCCCGAGGGAAAGATTGTCGTTTTGGGGGTCATGAGCAGCAAGAAGGCCGCGTTGGATGACAAGGAGGATATCAAGAGGAGGctgaaggaggcggcggggtATTGTCCACAGGGGCTGGACCAACTTTGCTTGAGTCATCAGTGTGGGTTTAGCTcgacggtggaggggaatgaTCTTACCGAAGAGGAGCAGTGGGCCAAGGTGAGGCTGGAGGTCGAGATTGCGaaggaggtttggggggaggatttgTCTGTTTAG